Proteins from one Nitrospirota bacterium genomic window:
- a CDS encoding HAMP domain-containing protein, whose protein sequence is MFKHIRSRFIIILFITGLLPLIVGTAVYITTSRHQMIEETEHALGLELSHVTFAIETIFLKAQTNLLLTSENPAFSRYFTDRGRRNEWKYEQIKALRQLQLLFPEAMSVSSFIDVSGMDITKVIIKQIASEDKLSSIESKMPFFVQALSQPPGGVFQGEPYINPETHLWVIPFAAPVHANGQIMGIIYFDLNLEYFGRKLIGNISHENHAFLLEREGKILAQTIISIGETKGLPNISDLDQSFFFKDIMKEVLAGKNGFRRFKTSSGGRNYIVSFQPVPSTQWSVMVLTHISRSFLDIIPLGQFFPIFVITFVIIIIIAVILGRRISDPVKDLVAGTQIIAKGDFTYRIKTKLTDEIGDLAKSFNRMAEYLQKTYNDIKSTNAQLTQSAKLAAVGELAAGVAHELNQPLMVIRGYSQELLEGGAIPEFAKKDIKLIENQTTRMMRIIDHLRTFARQSTGVFEQIDINAVVLDSFTLVTQQLKNHNIEILTQIDESLPRIWGDHNRLEQVFLNLITNARDAMEEKGGGSLSATTETLYYNENGDKEHPVSVRISFIDTGAGIPDEVMDKIFDPFFTTKEVGKGTGLGLSISYSIVKEHGGTINVESKTGIGTKFIIDIPVERRKTPRAKEKNTAVHTTTTG, encoded by the coding sequence ATGTTTAAACACATTCGCTCAAGATTTATAATAATCTTATTTATAACGGGGCTTCTGCCTCTTATCGTTGGAACTGCCGTCTATATTACCACATCACGCCACCAGATGATAGAGGAGACAGAACACGCACTCGGACTGGAGTTATCCCATGTTACATTTGCAATAGAAACTATATTTCTGAAGGCACAGACAAATCTCCTGCTTACATCAGAAAATCCTGCATTTTCCCGCTACTTTACAGATCGAGGACGGCGGAATGAATGGAAATATGAACAGATAAAGGCGTTAAGACAATTACAATTGCTGTTCCCTGAGGCAATGAGTGTAAGCTCTTTTATTGATGTCTCAGGAATGGACATAACCAAGGTTATAATAAAGCAGATAGCATCAGAAGATAAACTTTCCTCAATAGAAAGCAAGATGCCGTTTTTCGTTCAGGCATTGTCCCAGCCGCCCGGCGGAGTTTTTCAGGGGGAACCATACATAAACCCTGAGACCCACTTATGGGTTATACCTTTTGCCGCACCGGTTCATGCCAACGGACAAATTATGGGGATCATATACTTTGATCTTAACCTTGAATATTTTGGCCGTAAATTAATAGGTAACATATCACATGAAAACCATGCCTTCCTTCTGGAAAGAGAGGGAAAGATACTTGCCCAGACCATTATATCCATCGGAGAAACCAAGGGTCTTCCTAATATATCCGACCTCGACCAGTCCTTTTTTTTTAAGGATATTATGAAAGAAGTCCTTGCAGGGAAAAATGGATTCAGAAGATTTAAAACAAGCAGTGGTGGACGTAATTATATTGTTTCATTTCAGCCGGTTCCATCCACACAATGGAGTGTTATGGTACTCACTCATATCTCCAGAAGTTTTCTCGATATTATCCCATTAGGTCAGTTCTTCCCGATATTCGTAATTACATTCGTTATCATTATCATAATAGCTGTCATCCTCGGCAGGAGGATATCTGACCCGGTTAAGGACTTAGTCGCCGGCACACAGATTATTGCCAAAGGAGACTTTACTTACAGGATAAAGACAAAATTGACCGATGAAATCGGCGACCTTGCAAAGTCATTTAACAGGATGGCAGAATACCTGCAGAAGACATACAATGATATAAAATCTACAAATGCACAATTGACACAATCTGCTAAACTGGCCGCTGTAGGCGAGCTGGCCGCAGGCGTTGCACATGAACTTAATCAGCCCCTTATGGTAATAAGGGGTTATTCTCAGGAGTTACTGGAAGGTGGTGCAATACCTGAATTTGCAAAGAAAGACATAAAACTTATAGAAAACCAGACAACAAGAATGATGAGGATTATTGACCACCTGCGGACTTTTGCAAGGCAGTCAACCGGGGTATTTGAACAGATTGATATTAATGCTGTTGTTCTCGATTCATTTACCCTTGTTACACAACAACTTAAAAACCATAACATAGAGATATTAACCCAGATTGACGAATCACTGCCGAGGATATGGGGAGATCACAACAGGCTTGAACAGGTATTTCTAAATTTAATTACCAATGCAAGGGATGCAATGGAAGAGAAAGGGGGTGGCTCACTTTCAGCTACAACTGAAACTTTGTATTATAATGAAAACGGAGATAAGGAACACCCGGTAAGTGTCAGGATTTCGTTCATTGATACAGGGGCCGGCATACCGGACGAAGTCATGGATAAGATTTTCGACCCGTTCTTTACAACAAAAGAGGTTGGAAAGGGTACAGGGTTGGGGCTGTCAATAAGTTATTCAATCGT
- the lnt gene encoding apolipoprotein N-acyltransferase, whose product MKNSVIINIILSALSALLLSLSFPMYDIEILAWIGIIPLLFVIKGSSPKIAFLWSWFSGTLFSIFTLNWLTGTMSNYGGLPYWISLLVLILLSAYVGLYTGFFGLTASYLTKKTTLPFPLLAAPVWVSFEYIRAHLLTGFPWASLGYSQYKFLHIIQIADITSLYGISFLIIICNAAIFELFSLLKNKGKSYRMTVMSSLSIFSAAFLFILSLLYGNYKLKQTYYNPDNNIKVAVIQGDIPQHLKWDRNFQRKTIDIYEQLTEDSAKQNPAIVIWPETAAPFFFQERSVYQQEIYDLAKRNNISLLFGSPSYKYIDEYNIKLFNSAYLISPDGRDMSRYDKMHLVPFGEYVPLSKILFFLEKMVVGIGDFMPGKDFTVLQNNNIRLGTVICFEVIFPDLVRKFVLNGAEFMTTITNDAWFGKTSAPYQHFSMVVFRAVENRVYFARAANTGISGFISPAGEILNTTPIFVKSQITQKITPSTRKTFYTLYGDIFAYLCIFIAAVSIIAGFKGSRDTHISHLS is encoded by the coding sequence GTGAAAAATTCTGTCATCATAAATATCATACTTTCTGCCCTCTCTGCATTGCTATTAAGCCTTTCATTCCCCATGTATGATATTGAAATCCTTGCATGGATTGGAATCATCCCGCTTCTTTTCGTAATTAAAGGAAGCTCCCCTAAGATTGCATTTCTATGGTCATGGTTCTCCGGGACATTGTTTTCCATATTTACTTTAAACTGGTTGACAGGGACGATGAGTAATTATGGCGGGCTGCCATACTGGATTAGTTTACTTGTACTCATACTCCTATCAGCTTATGTTGGACTTTATACAGGATTCTTCGGGCTGACTGCTTCATACCTTACCAAAAAGACTACTTTACCTTTTCCTTTATTGGCCGCACCGGTATGGGTGTCTTTTGAATATATCAGGGCACACCTTCTTACCGGCTTCCCGTGGGCATCACTTGGTTACTCACAATACAAATTCCTCCACATTATCCAGATAGCAGATATAACAAGCCTTTATGGAATATCCTTCCTGATTATCATTTGCAATGCAGCCATTTTTGAATTATTTTCCTTATTAAAAAATAAGGGGAAGTCCTACCGAATGACTGTAATGTCCTCTTTATCAATATTTTCTGCCGCCTTCCTGTTCATACTGAGCCTTCTCTATGGGAATTATAAGCTTAAGCAGACTTACTATAATCCTGATAATAATATAAAGGTAGCGGTAATTCAGGGCGACATACCCCAGCATCTGAAATGGGACAGAAACTTTCAACGTAAGACAATTGATATATATGAACAACTTACTGAAGATTCAGCTAAGCAGAATCCGGCTATTGTGATATGGCCTGAGACCGCTGCACCGTTCTTTTTTCAGGAACGGTCGGTCTACCAGCAGGAAATTTATGACCTCGCCAAGCGAAACAATATATCCCTTCTTTTTGGCAGCCCTTCCTATAAATATATTGATGAGTATAACATTAAACTTTTCAACAGCGCCTACCTCATATCTCCGGACGGAAGGGATATGTCAAGATATGACAAGATGCACCTCGTCCCTTTTGGAGAATATGTCCCGCTCTCAAAGATATTATTTTTTCTTGAGAAGATGGTCGTAGGCATAGGTGATTTCATGCCGGGTAAAGACTTTACTGTACTCCAGAATAATAATATAAGGCTTGGTACTGTAATATGTTTTGAGGTAATATTCCCTGACCTTGTCAGGAAATTTGTACTTAATGGCGCTGAATTCATGACAACGATAACAAACGATGCATGGTTCGGAAAAACAAGCGCCCCATATCAACACTTCTCTATGGTGGTATTCAGGGCCGTAGAAAACAGGGTCTACTTCGCAAGGGCCGCCAATACCGGCATATCAGGCTTTATAAGCCCTGCAGGTGAAATCCTCAATACTACCCCCATCTTTGTAAAAAGCCAGATCACACAAAAGATAACCCCGTCAACAAGAAAGACCTTTTACACATTGTATGGAGACATATTCGCGTACTTATGCATCTTTATTGCAGCAGTATCTATAATAGCAGGATTCAAGGGGTCAAGAGATACTCATATATCCCACCTATCTTGA
- a CDS encoding arginine--tRNA ligase, translated as MKKKITDILNKAIEKAIVSGKLNIKTPPSIVLEIPKDETMGDYATTVAMSLARVEKTSPRSIAEAILNNIEDTYGMIEKVEIAGPGYINLFLKKECWLDALKDALQKDEQYGRSGIGNGQYVQVEFVSANPTGPLHIGHGRGAAFGDSLANLLSAAGYNVQKEYYINDIGKQMETLGRSTYIRYKQIFDPELPFMENGYNGDYIKDIAGEIKTSSEDKFIKLPETEAIPFFVKYSQDTILKGIIKDLEDFGVLFDDYFSERTLYDQGDVENILDILKKQGHLYEHEGALFLNTTQFGDDKDRVVVRSNGQKTYFASDIAYHLNKFKRGFNFIVDIWGADHHGYEPRMKAGVNCIGYPPDNLKIILVQLVSLLREGKPVSMSTRSGEFVTLREVLDEVGRDAARFMFLTRRSDSHLDFDLELVKKESSENPVYYVEYAHARIASILRQAETRGLPFPSLESSDLSLLILPEEIGMIKLIAGYPELIEASALSLEPHRLTFYLQDMATALHNYYYHHRVITDDIELTKARLLLLKCIQQVIKNALAILGIKAPEQM; from the coding sequence ATGAAAAAGAAGATTACTGACATATTAAATAAGGCGATTGAGAAGGCGATTGTCTCCGGTAAATTAAACATAAAGACCCCTCCATCTATAGTGTTAGAGATACCAAAGGATGAGACAATGGGGGACTATGCTACTACCGTTGCCATGAGTCTTGCCCGCGTGGAGAAAACTTCCCCCCGGTCTATTGCAGAGGCTATTTTAAATAACATAGAAGATACTTATGGAATGATTGAAAAGGTTGAGATAGCAGGGCCGGGCTATATAAATTTATTTCTGAAAAAAGAATGTTGGCTCGATGCACTTAAAGATGCATTACAAAAGGATGAACAATACGGGCGGTCCGGTATTGGAAACGGGCAATATGTGCAGGTAGAGTTTGTAAGTGCAAATCCAACAGGGCCTCTTCATATAGGTCACGGCAGGGGTGCGGCATTCGGTGACTCGCTTGCTAATCTCCTAAGTGCAGCGGGTTATAATGTTCAAAAAGAATATTACATAAATGACATAGGTAAGCAGATGGAGACGCTGGGGCGTTCTACCTATATCAGATATAAGCAGATATTTGATCCTGAACTGCCGTTTATGGAGAATGGTTATAATGGAGATTATATAAAAGATATTGCAGGAGAGATAAAAACATCTTCCGAAGATAAATTCATAAAACTTCCTGAGACAGAGGCAATCCCCTTTTTTGTTAAATATTCACAGGATACTATTCTGAAAGGCATTATAAAGGACCTTGAAGATTTCGGTGTCCTGTTTGACGACTACTTTTCTGAACGGACACTTTATGACCAAGGGGATGTGGAGAACATCTTAGATATCCTTAAAAAACAGGGACATTTATATGAGCATGAGGGTGCACTCTTTCTTAATACTACCCAATTCGGAGACGATAAGGACAGGGTTGTTGTAAGGTCAAATGGTCAGAAGACATATTTTGCATCTGATATTGCATATCATCTGAATAAATTTAAGAGGGGATTTAATTTCATAGTGGACATCTGGGGGGCTGACCATCATGGTTATGAACCGAGGATGAAGGCCGGCGTAAATTGTATAGGTTATCCGCCCGATAATTTAAAAATAATACTCGTACAGCTTGTCTCTCTGCTCCGTGAAGGAAAGCCAGTGTCTATGTCTACACGTTCCGGAGAATTTGTGACATTGAGGGAAGTTTTAGATGAGGTGGGCAGGGATGCGGCAAGGTTTATGTTCCTTACAAGGAGGTCCGACAGCCATCTTGATTTTGACCTTGAGCTGGTAAAGAAGGAGTCATCAGAGAATCCGGTCTATTATGTTGAGTACGCCCATGCAAGGATAGCGAGCATATTAAGACAGGCAGAGACACGGGGTTTACCTTTTCCTTCATTAGAGAGTTCGGATTTATCACTTCTTATACTTCCTGAAGAAATAGGGATGATAAAACTTATTGCCGGCTATCCGGAATTAATAGAGGCAAGTGCACTTTCACTGGAACCTCATCGCCTTACCTTTTATCTTCAGGACATGGCAACAGCATTGCATAACTATTATTATCACCATCGCGTGATAACAGATGATATAGAACTTACAAAGGCAAGGCTGTTGCTGCTGAAATGTATTCAGCAGGTGATAAAAAATGCCTTGGCGATACTGGGGATTAAGGCGCCGGAGCAGATGTAG